The genomic DNA TGATGTTGAAAAGGTGCTATAGGCTTATATCCGGGGCAGAAAAGCTTGAGAGAACTGTCACCAACCCACCAACTGATGTGGAATTTCTCTTCAGGTACGCGCTTTATGACGACTGCGCCGAAGTCTTAAGCAACCGTTTCGGTCACCCCCCTGTgtcagaagaagaaaaaaaactaccCATTGCTTACTCCATTACAATATACAAGAGTGCACGTTTGTTTGAGAGAATTCTACGAGCTATCTACATGCCTAATAATGTGTACTGCATTCACATTGACAAAAAATCCTCAGAGTTGTTCCTTGCAGCTATAAAGGCTATGATACGCTGTCTTCCAAATGTATTTGTAGCCACCAATAGGACAAGCGTTTTGTGGGGACATTTTAGCTTGGTTCAAGCTCAGCTCAATTGTATGGAAGAGCTTTCGCAGTCTCCTGTGAAATGGAAATATTATATTAGTTTAGTTGGACAGGATTTTCCACTTTATGATAACAGGGAAATCGTGATGGCATTGCAAGCTCTTAAAAatcacaacaacattgacagTTTTGCTATGCCTACACATGAAGAATATCGCACAAAGTTTTTTTACGATTTTATGAACGGAGATATCGTTAGAGGCAGGCGAAAGCCACCTCCACCACACAACATAACAATTTTTAAGGGAGGAACACACATTATTGCAATACGAGAATTTGTGAACTTTGTACTGCACAGCCAGATTGGAAAAGacttttttgaatttttaaaggATACTTTCATACCAGATGAATCGGTATATTCATCGCTACAACA from Montipora capricornis isolate CH-2021 chromosome 2, ASM3666992v2, whole genome shotgun sequence includes the following:
- the LOC138038895 gene encoding N-acetyllactosaminide beta-1,6-N-acetylglucosaminyl-transferase-like isoform X1 gives rise to the protein MFQGGFPQNALENNRFMTRLPLLLLVKVIRQVWAFVASTNVLPACLLLLVINCIIAVKYILIVRNTNSEAHNINAIAANSSTPKAMMLKRCYRLISGAEKLERTVTNPPTDVEFLFRYALYDDCAEVLSNRFGHPPVSEEEKKLPIAYSITIYKSARLFERILRAIYMPNNVYCIHIDKKSSELFLAAIKAMIRCLPNVFVATNRTSVLWGHFSLVQAQLNCMEELSQSPVKWKYYISLVGQDFPLYDNREIVMALQALKNHNNIDSFAMPTHEEYRTKFFYDFMNGDIVRGRRKPPPPHNITIFKGGTHIIAIREFVNFVLHSQIGKDFFEFLKDTFIPDESVYSSLQQHPLAPGGIRGSQPEWIARAFLWRSRDNFLSCKGFWVRDLCWISFQDLQWAFGEENKMKLFIHKIPFDFRDELLNCILVARYGRKYGTPLWKEEIETFQMVQIFSIVRSH
- the LOC138038895 gene encoding beta-1,3-galactosyl-O-glycosyl-glycoprotein beta-1,6-N-acetylglucosaminyltransferase 3-like isoform X2, producing the protein MAVARGGTIQVWAFVASTNVLPACLLLLVINCIIAVKYILIVRNTNSEAHNINAIAANSSTPKAMMLKRCYRLISGAEKLERTVTNPPTDVEFLFRYALYDDCAEVLSNRFGHPPVSEEEKKLPIAYSITIYKSARLFERILRAIYMPNNVYCIHIDKKSSELFLAAIKAMIRCLPNVFVATNRTSVLWGHFSLVQAQLNCMEELSQSPVKWKYYISLVGQDFPLYDNREIVMALQALKNHNNIDSFAMPTHEEYRTKFFYDFMNGDIVRGRRKPPPPHNITIFKGGTHIIAIREFVNFVLHSQIGKDFFEFLKDTFIPDESVYSSLQQHPLAPGGIRGSQPEWIARAFLWRSRDNFLSCKGFWVRDLCWISFQDLQWAFGEENKMKLFIHKIPFDFRDELLNCILVARYGRKYGTPLWKEEIETFQMVQIFSIVRSH